The Osmerus eperlanus chromosome 25, fOsmEpe2.1, whole genome shotgun sequence genome contains a region encoding:
- the kank1a gene encoding KN motif and ankyrin repeat domain-containing protein 1a isoform X3: protein MAQTMHANGNDTERKERSARPEDEKESLAPYYLETPYGYQLDLDFLKYVDEIERGDTLKKLNIQRKSKLSVSQAGTGGACTQARCMSTDSLSSSNSDERVQSPVFFTFPTPPAPQPPPTLTPNRTPAPGRAAPAYEVPPQAYLTVSDPKQLLLPPSPRVNPRHNLQVEKTLMETRRRLEQERVLMQPPGEFHTPRRRLASFGGLGSNSSLSSFSGSLGPSHTSLSCHAFLPNGQPVNGEYNPYTPSVGSSIRQSPMNSGMTTPVTNVSPLHLQHIREQMVVALNRLKELEEQVKTIPVLRVKISVLQEEKRQLTAQAKNPGLAGGFRKRSYSVGSADQLEASALITKEPELCIVEPEIVEQNPLMLKEFRFLAAEVQALEKKTQDNSVPGRGTEDATITQTRDSRPSLAVDADENMNNVIVPQRKLPSPMKCSSRDVGVATERQESQNAGVGVTEAMLGMTNEAEAEIELQHQTIEGLKDKIYLLEVQLKETTHQMEMGKLKLELQAAGGTNRKKADKGCMARPETYSTAVEAKIQTHSQGVGNHVELIHSSTNTVGVSCQPDMCSTAVGPDIPMERWVVHERAELQDQCVGRQVETCHKGVGPEMSKVEGNTDLSVGGFELHEANVTKESRSIGCGECSVDVTVSPIKELLSRGTGPDRVSSVDLGVMVTPETTSQHTSTDVEVVSQSTNTVPALLADSFTNTVLHTCEKHTSTALAETRTVAVGEGLVIDPPNIPKTHSVSVGTTAELEPTLPPSSTATTKDQGVGPLSVHQNFLVGLKTRSIACGPSHPEETSQRGDSGHAGPLQVQAESSGGLDHYIERVQKLLQEQQMLLAENYTELADAFGQPHSQFGSINSQLVNTLTSINSVMKCGSVEELRSGVDILQVQSESTATNKGKAKDGGQTISEVCSQSATVSFVASDPKPPAQQPCTAEQKSRMDLQLSTALHGQPFSQNTLKSIMKKKDGRQGSNSTKKNLQFVGVNGGYETTSSDDSSSDESSSSGSEEEEDEEEEKEKVSGGEEGFGNMEGNINEVLVEVERREEDGRSEKPEVRERFELSEKMLAACAMLKTHLDDPKATTSKDIRACLNTVQNEWFRVSSQKLALPAMVQDYLEAFAVLSPTVLRHVVNMADGNGNTALHYSVSHSNFDIVKKLLCAGVCDVNHQNKAGYTPIMLAALAAVESPKDMRIVEELLSNGDVNARASQAGQTGLMLAVSHGRMDMVLALLAQGAEVNIQDDEGSTALMCASEHGHAEIVKLLLAQPGCDATLRDSDESDALSIALEAGHKDIAMLLYAHVNFSKAQSPGTPRLNRKTSPSPTRRGMFD from the exons ATGGCTCAAACCATGCACGCTAACGGCAATGACACAG aaagaaaagaaagaagtgcCAGACCAGAGGATGAAAAGGAGTCCTTGGCCCCTTACTACCTGGAAACCCCTTACGGTTATCAGTTAGATCTGGACTTCCTGAAGTATGTGGATGAAATTGAGCGGGGCGACACTTTAAAAAAACTGAACATCCAGAGGAAGTCTAAATTGTCGGTGAGTCAGGCAGGCACCGGGGGGGCGTGCACGCAGGCCAGATGCATGTCCACAgactccttgtcctcctctaaCAGCGACGAGAGGGTGCAGTCTCCGGTGTTCTTCACCTTCCCGACACCGCCCGCGccgcaacccccccccacactaacCCCCAACCGAACTCCTGCCCCTGGCAGGGCAGCCCCGGCCTATGAAGTCCCACCCCAGGCATATCTGACCGTCTCGGACCCCAagcagctgctgctgcctccctcccccagagtgAACCCGCGCCACAACCTCCAGGTGGAAAAGACCCTCATGGAGACACGACGGCGACTGGAACAGGAGCGCGTTCTCATGCAGCCCCCTGGGGAATTCCACACTCCCCGCCGCAGGTTGGCCAGTTTTGGGGGGCTGGGCTCAAACAGTTCCCTTTCCTCCTTTTCTGGGTCTCTGGGCCCCAGTCATACTTCCCTCAGCTGTCATGCCTTTTTGCCCAATGGCCAGCCGGTCAACGGAGAGTACAACCCTTACACCCCGTCCGTGGGAAGCTCAATCCGTCAAAGCCCCATGAACTCCGGCATGACCACGCCGGTTACCAATGTCAGTCCGCTACACCTGCAGCACATTCGCGAGCAGATGGTCGTGGCCTTAAATCGGttaaaggagctggaggagcaagTCAAGACGATCCCCGTCCTGCGGGTGAAGATCTCGGTGTtacaggaggagaagaggcaaCTGACCGCCCAGGCCAAGAACCCGGGCCTCGCCGGGGGTTTCCGCAAGCGCTCCTACAGCGTGGGGAGCGCCGACCAGCTGGAAGCCTCGGCCCTCATCACAAAGGAACCGGAGCTGTGCATCGTGGAACCTGAGATCGTGGAGCAAAACCCTCTGATGCTGAAGGAGTTCCGCTTCCTGGCTGCTGAGGTCCAGGCTCTGGAGAAGAAGACTCAGGACAACAGCGTGCCTGGGCGAGGGACGGAAGATGCCACCATCACCCAGACTCGGGATAGCCGGCCATCCCTTGCCGTAGACGCTGACGAAAACATGAATAACGTCATAGTCCCTCAAAGGAAATTGCCTTCACCCATGAAATGTTCGTCCCGGGACGTTGGTGTGGCAACCGAGCGCCAGGAAAGTCAGAATGCGGGGGTTGGAGTTACCGAGGCCATGCTGGGTATGACAAATGAGGCGGAGGCAGAGATCGAGCTACAGCACCAGACCATCGAGGGCCTGAAGGACAAGATCTACctcctggaggtgcagctgaagGAGACGACACACCAGATGGAAATGGGAAAGCTCAAACTGGAGCTCCAGGCTGCCGGTGGCACCAACAGGAAGAAGGCAGATAAAGGTTGCATGGCCAGACCCGAAACCTACAGCACGGCTGTGGAGGCGAAGATTCAAACTCACTCCCAAGGTGTGGGCAACCACGTGGAACTCATCCACTCCAGCACAAACACAGTAGGAGTATCTTGCCAACCCGATATGTGTAGCACTGCCGTGGGTCCAGACATCCCAATGGAGAGATGGGTGGTGCATGAAAGAGCAGAGCTCCAAGACCAGTGTGTGGGCAGGCAGGTGGAGACCTGCCACAAGGGAGTCGGGCCGGAGATGAGCAAGGTTGAAGGGAACACTGACCTTTCGGTGGGCGGCTTCGAACTCCATGAAGCCAATGTGACGAAGGAGTCGAGGTCAATCGGCTGTGGAGAGTGTTCTGTCGATGTCACCGTCAGCCCCATCAAAGAGCTGTTGTCTCGCGGAACCGGTCCAGACCGAGTGAGCAGTGTAGATCTGGGTGTCATGGTCACCCCCGAAACAACGTctcaacacacaagcacagatgtAGAAGTCGTAAGTCAGTCCACCAACACTGTACCTGCACTCCTCGCAGACTCCTTTACCAACACAGTATTGCACACTTGTGAGAAACACACGAGCACTGCCCTGGCCGAGACCAGAACTGTTGCCGTCGGGGAAGGGCTTGTGATAGACCCGCCGAACATACCAAAGACCCATTCTGTTTCCGTGGGAACCACTGCCGAGTTGGAGCCTACCCTCCCACCGTCATCCACTGCCACGACTAAAGACCAGGGGGTGGGGCCACTCAGTGTTCACCAGAACTTTCTGGTTGGATTAAAAACCAGGAGCATAGCCTGTGGCCCATCTCATCCAGAAGAAACCAGTCAGAGGGGCGACAGCGGTCATGCTGGGCCCCTGCAGGTCCAGGCAGAGAGCAGTGGTGGACTGGACCACTACATTGAGAGGGTGCAGAAGCTATTGCAGGAGCAGCAGATGTTGCTGGCTGAGAACTACACCGAGCTGGCAGATGCCTTTGGCCAGCCCCACTCCCAGTTTGGGTCCATCAACAGCCAGCTGGTCaacaccctcacctccatcaaCTCGGTCATGAAGTGCGGCAGCGTCGAGGAGCTTCGTAGTGGTGTGGATATCCTGCAAGTGCAGTCAGAATCCACAGCTACCAACAAAGGTAAGGCAAAAG ACGGAGGTCAGACGATCTCTGAAGTCTGCTCCCAGTCTGCCACCGTGTCTTTTGTGGCGAGCGACCCCAAGCCCCCTGCGCAACAGCCCTGCACAGCTGAGCAGAAGAGCCGCATGGACCTGCAACTGTCCACCGCCCTGCACG GGCAGCCATTCAGTCAGAACACCCTGAAATCCATAATGAAAAAGAAAGATGGCCGCCAGGGTTCCAACAGCACCAAAAAGAACCTACAGTTTGTTGGCGTCAATGGAGG GTATGAAACGACATCGAGTGACGATTCCAGTTCGGATGAAAGTAGCTCTTCTGgatcagaggaggaagaggatgaagaggaagagaaggagaaggtgtcaggaggagaggagggctttGGAAACATGGAGGGAAATATAAACGAGGTGTTAGTGGAAgtggaaaggagggaagaggatgggCGTTCTGAGAAGcctgaagtgagagagag GTTTGAACTGAGTGAAAAGATGTTGGCTGCGTGCGCCATGCTGAAAACACACCTGGACGATCCCAAGGCTACGACCAGTAAAGATATA AGAGCTTGTCTCAACACGGTGCAAAACGAGTGGTTCCGCGTGTCCAGCCAGAAGCTGGCCCTTCCTGCCATGGTGCAGGACTACCTGGAGGCGTTCGCCGTGCTCTCCCCCACCGTGCTGCGCCACGTGGTCAACATGGCGGACGGCAACGGCAACACGGCGCTGCACTACAGCGTCTCCCACTCCAACTTCGACATCGTCAAGAAGCTGCTGTgcgcag GCGTGTGTGACGTGAACCACCAGAACAAGGCGGGCTACACCCCCATCATGCTGGCGGCGCTGGCGGCCGTGGAGTCGCCCAAGGACATGCGCATCGTGGAGGAGCTCCTCAGCAACGGGGACGTCAACGCCCGCGCCAGCCAG GCGGGCCAGACCGGGCTGATGCTGGCAGTCAGCCACGGCCGGATGGACATGGTGCTGGCCCTGCTGGCTCAGGGCGCGGAGGTCAACATCCAGGACGACGAGGGCTCCACGGCGCTGATGTGCGCCAGCGAGCACGGCCACGCCGAGATTGTCAAACTGCTGCTGGCCCAGCCCGGCTGCGACGCCACCCTCAGAGACAGC GACGAGAGTGATGCCCTGTCCATTGCTCTGGAAGCAGGACACAAGGATATCGCAATGCTGCTGTACGCTCATGTCAACTTCTCCAAAGCCCAATCACCG GGTACCCCTCGTCTGAACAGAAAGACTTCCCCGAGTCCTACCAGGCGGGGCATGTTTGATTAA
- the kank1a gene encoding KN motif and ankyrin repeat domain-containing protein 1a isoform X4 → MEREALDSLERKERSARPEDEKESLAPYYLETPYGYQLDLDFLKYVDEIERGDTLKKLNIQRKSKLSVSQAGTGGACTQARCMSTDSLSSSNSDERVQSPVFFTFPTPPAPQPPPTLTPNRTPAPGRAAPAYEVPPQAYLTVSDPKQLLLPPSPRVNPRHNLQVEKTLMETRRRLEQERVLMQPPGEFHTPRRRLASFGGLGSNSSLSSFSGSLGPSHTSLSCHAFLPNGQPVNGEYNPYTPSVGSSIRQSPMNSGMTTPVTNVSPLHLQHIREQMVVALNRLKELEEQVKTIPVLRVKISVLQEEKRQLTAQAKNPGLAGGFRKRSYSVGSADQLEASALITKEPELCIVEPEIVEQNPLMLKEFRFLAAEVQALEKKTQDNSVPGRGTEDATITQTRDSRPSLAVDADENMNNVIVPQRKLPSPMKCSSRDVGVATERQESQNAGVGVTEAMLGMTNEAEAEIELQHQTIEGLKDKIYLLEVQLKETTHQMEMGKLKLELQAAGGTNRKKADKGCMARPETYSTAVEAKIQTHSQGVGNHVELIHSSTNTVGVSCQPDMCSTAVGPDIPMERWVVHERAELQDQCVGRQVETCHKGVGPEMSKVEGNTDLSVGGFELHEANVTKESRSIGCGECSVDVTVSPIKELLSRGTGPDRVSSVDLGVMVTPETTSQHTSTDVEVVSQSTNTVPALLADSFTNTVLHTCEKHTSTALAETRTVAVGEGLVIDPPNIPKTHSVSVGTTAELEPTLPPSSTATTKDQGVGPLSVHQNFLVGLKTRSIACGPSHPEETSQRGDSGHAGPLQVQAESSGGLDHYIERVQKLLQEQQMLLAENYTELADAFGQPHSQFGSINSQLVNTLTSINSVMKCGSVEELRSGVDILQVQSESTATNKGKAKDGGQTISEVCSQSATVSFVASDPKPPAQQPCTAEQKSRMDLQLSTALHGQPFSQNTLKSIMKKKDGRQGSNSTKKNLQFVGVNGGYETTSSDDSSSDESSSSGSEEEEDEEEEKEKVSGGEEGFGNMEGNINEVLVEVERREEDGRSEKPEVRERFELSEKMLAACAMLKTHLDDPKATTSKDIRACLNTVQNEWFRVSSQKLALPAMVQDYLEAFAVLSPTVLRHVVNMADGNGNTALHYSVSHSNFDIVKKLLCAGVCDVNHQNKAGYTPIMLAALAAVESPKDMRIVEELLSNGDVNARASQAGQTGLMLAVSHGRMDMVLALLAQGAEVNIQDDEGSTALMCASEHGHAEIVKLLLAQPGCDATLRDSDESDALSIALEAGHKDIAMLLYAHVNFSKAQSPGTPRLNRKTSPSPTRRGMFD, encoded by the exons ATGGAGCGGGAAGCCCTGGACAGCTTGG aaagaaaagaaagaagtgcCAGACCAGAGGATGAAAAGGAGTCCTTGGCCCCTTACTACCTGGAAACCCCTTACGGTTATCAGTTAGATCTGGACTTCCTGAAGTATGTGGATGAAATTGAGCGGGGCGACACTTTAAAAAAACTGAACATCCAGAGGAAGTCTAAATTGTCGGTGAGTCAGGCAGGCACCGGGGGGGCGTGCACGCAGGCCAGATGCATGTCCACAgactccttgtcctcctctaaCAGCGACGAGAGGGTGCAGTCTCCGGTGTTCTTCACCTTCCCGACACCGCCCGCGccgcaacccccccccacactaacCCCCAACCGAACTCCTGCCCCTGGCAGGGCAGCCCCGGCCTATGAAGTCCCACCCCAGGCATATCTGACCGTCTCGGACCCCAagcagctgctgctgcctccctcccccagagtgAACCCGCGCCACAACCTCCAGGTGGAAAAGACCCTCATGGAGACACGACGGCGACTGGAACAGGAGCGCGTTCTCATGCAGCCCCCTGGGGAATTCCACACTCCCCGCCGCAGGTTGGCCAGTTTTGGGGGGCTGGGCTCAAACAGTTCCCTTTCCTCCTTTTCTGGGTCTCTGGGCCCCAGTCATACTTCCCTCAGCTGTCATGCCTTTTTGCCCAATGGCCAGCCGGTCAACGGAGAGTACAACCCTTACACCCCGTCCGTGGGAAGCTCAATCCGTCAAAGCCCCATGAACTCCGGCATGACCACGCCGGTTACCAATGTCAGTCCGCTACACCTGCAGCACATTCGCGAGCAGATGGTCGTGGCCTTAAATCGGttaaaggagctggaggagcaagTCAAGACGATCCCCGTCCTGCGGGTGAAGATCTCGGTGTtacaggaggagaagaggcaaCTGACCGCCCAGGCCAAGAACCCGGGCCTCGCCGGGGGTTTCCGCAAGCGCTCCTACAGCGTGGGGAGCGCCGACCAGCTGGAAGCCTCGGCCCTCATCACAAAGGAACCGGAGCTGTGCATCGTGGAACCTGAGATCGTGGAGCAAAACCCTCTGATGCTGAAGGAGTTCCGCTTCCTGGCTGCTGAGGTCCAGGCTCTGGAGAAGAAGACTCAGGACAACAGCGTGCCTGGGCGAGGGACGGAAGATGCCACCATCACCCAGACTCGGGATAGCCGGCCATCCCTTGCCGTAGACGCTGACGAAAACATGAATAACGTCATAGTCCCTCAAAGGAAATTGCCTTCACCCATGAAATGTTCGTCCCGGGACGTTGGTGTGGCAACCGAGCGCCAGGAAAGTCAGAATGCGGGGGTTGGAGTTACCGAGGCCATGCTGGGTATGACAAATGAGGCGGAGGCAGAGATCGAGCTACAGCACCAGACCATCGAGGGCCTGAAGGACAAGATCTACctcctggaggtgcagctgaagGAGACGACACACCAGATGGAAATGGGAAAGCTCAAACTGGAGCTCCAGGCTGCCGGTGGCACCAACAGGAAGAAGGCAGATAAAGGTTGCATGGCCAGACCCGAAACCTACAGCACGGCTGTGGAGGCGAAGATTCAAACTCACTCCCAAGGTGTGGGCAACCACGTGGAACTCATCCACTCCAGCACAAACACAGTAGGAGTATCTTGCCAACCCGATATGTGTAGCACTGCCGTGGGTCCAGACATCCCAATGGAGAGATGGGTGGTGCATGAAAGAGCAGAGCTCCAAGACCAGTGTGTGGGCAGGCAGGTGGAGACCTGCCACAAGGGAGTCGGGCCGGAGATGAGCAAGGTTGAAGGGAACACTGACCTTTCGGTGGGCGGCTTCGAACTCCATGAAGCCAATGTGACGAAGGAGTCGAGGTCAATCGGCTGTGGAGAGTGTTCTGTCGATGTCACCGTCAGCCCCATCAAAGAGCTGTTGTCTCGCGGAACCGGTCCAGACCGAGTGAGCAGTGTAGATCTGGGTGTCATGGTCACCCCCGAAACAACGTctcaacacacaagcacagatgtAGAAGTCGTAAGTCAGTCCACCAACACTGTACCTGCACTCCTCGCAGACTCCTTTACCAACACAGTATTGCACACTTGTGAGAAACACACGAGCACTGCCCTGGCCGAGACCAGAACTGTTGCCGTCGGGGAAGGGCTTGTGATAGACCCGCCGAACATACCAAAGACCCATTCTGTTTCCGTGGGAACCACTGCCGAGTTGGAGCCTACCCTCCCACCGTCATCCACTGCCACGACTAAAGACCAGGGGGTGGGGCCACTCAGTGTTCACCAGAACTTTCTGGTTGGATTAAAAACCAGGAGCATAGCCTGTGGCCCATCTCATCCAGAAGAAACCAGTCAGAGGGGCGACAGCGGTCATGCTGGGCCCCTGCAGGTCCAGGCAGAGAGCAGTGGTGGACTGGACCACTACATTGAGAGGGTGCAGAAGCTATTGCAGGAGCAGCAGATGTTGCTGGCTGAGAACTACACCGAGCTGGCAGATGCCTTTGGCCAGCCCCACTCCCAGTTTGGGTCCATCAACAGCCAGCTGGTCaacaccctcacctccatcaaCTCGGTCATGAAGTGCGGCAGCGTCGAGGAGCTTCGTAGTGGTGTGGATATCCTGCAAGTGCAGTCAGAATCCACAGCTACCAACAAAGGTAAGGCAAAAG ACGGAGGTCAGACGATCTCTGAAGTCTGCTCCCAGTCTGCCACCGTGTCTTTTGTGGCGAGCGACCCCAAGCCCCCTGCGCAACAGCCCTGCACAGCTGAGCAGAAGAGCCGCATGGACCTGCAACTGTCCACCGCCCTGCACG GGCAGCCATTCAGTCAGAACACCCTGAAATCCATAATGAAAAAGAAAGATGGCCGCCAGGGTTCCAACAGCACCAAAAAGAACCTACAGTTTGTTGGCGTCAATGGAGG GTATGAAACGACATCGAGTGACGATTCCAGTTCGGATGAAAGTAGCTCTTCTGgatcagaggaggaagaggatgaagaggaagagaaggagaaggtgtcaggaggagaggagggctttGGAAACATGGAGGGAAATATAAACGAGGTGTTAGTGGAAgtggaaaggagggaagaggatgggCGTTCTGAGAAGcctgaagtgagagagag GTTTGAACTGAGTGAAAAGATGTTGGCTGCGTGCGCCATGCTGAAAACACACCTGGACGATCCCAAGGCTACGACCAGTAAAGATATA AGAGCTTGTCTCAACACGGTGCAAAACGAGTGGTTCCGCGTGTCCAGCCAGAAGCTGGCCCTTCCTGCCATGGTGCAGGACTACCTGGAGGCGTTCGCCGTGCTCTCCCCCACCGTGCTGCGCCACGTGGTCAACATGGCGGACGGCAACGGCAACACGGCGCTGCACTACAGCGTCTCCCACTCCAACTTCGACATCGTCAAGAAGCTGCTGTgcgcag GCGTGTGTGACGTGAACCACCAGAACAAGGCGGGCTACACCCCCATCATGCTGGCGGCGCTGGCGGCCGTGGAGTCGCCCAAGGACATGCGCATCGTGGAGGAGCTCCTCAGCAACGGGGACGTCAACGCCCGCGCCAGCCAG GCGGGCCAGACCGGGCTGATGCTGGCAGTCAGCCACGGCCGGATGGACATGGTGCTGGCCCTGCTGGCTCAGGGCGCGGAGGTCAACATCCAGGACGACGAGGGCTCCACGGCGCTGATGTGCGCCAGCGAGCACGGCCACGCCGAGATTGTCAAACTGCTGCTGGCCCAGCCCGGCTGCGACGCCACCCTCAGAGACAGC GACGAGAGTGATGCCCTGTCCATTGCTCTGGAAGCAGGACACAAGGATATCGCAATGCTGCTGTACGCTCATGTCAACTTCTCCAAAGCCCAATCACCG GGTACCCCTCGTCTGAACAGAAAGACTTCCCCGAGTCCTACCAGGCGGGGCATGTTTGATTAA